Below is a window of Picosynechococcus sp. PCC 7002 DNA.
GGTCAACAAAGGCCGCTAGACCCTTGGTGCAGATCACGATTGACCAGGCAATTTTTTCCTGTTCGCTGAAGGGATCGCGACCGAGTACCCGTTGGATACACTGCTCAACAAAGCGATAGTTACTGTTTTTGTTATAGAAGCTATCGATGAAGGTTTCCGACAGCAACAGACCCCGAATGAAGTCACGGACAGTGATTTGACCGTTGCGCAACTGGGATTCGAGTAGCTGTTGGCGATCGCACTTAAAAGCGTGGAAGAAAATTTGACGATAGGCAGCGTTGATGAGAACGTCAAAGTCAGAATCGCTAATGACGTTATCGGTTGTAAACACAAAAGGCTGCTCGTCGCCACCGACGGTATACCCTGCTACCCGAGTGTTTTGGCTCGAGGGGGCGTATTGTAATAAAGGAATTGTCAAACCAGACCTCCGTTATATCAGAAGACTTTAAAAAATAAAATTTCTTACTGATTAGCATAAGGGAGTCAGGGGCTATCCCTCGGAAAGATTAAAAAATATTACAGAAGTTAACGTTTATTTCCCGCGCCCTAGGGCCGCAGTAGCTTGCTTTTTCGGCAAAACTTGATCAAATAAGGGTCTATTCTGGGGCGATCGCCTAGGCCATTTCCTTAAGATAAAAGGAAAAAAGATCCAGCCCTAAAAGGTCAATTTAAAACAATTGACGGTGGCCGAAAAAAATGCAGTATTTTAGAGAAAGTTGAGTCTCCCAACCCCTTAGTTTGACAGTGGGGTTACTGAGCCGCGATCGCCTTTCCCCATCCCATTGATTGTTCTCCGTTGAGAGTGTAGGAGTTTTCGGATGAATCAAGCCCCCCCTAACGCCGCAAATGCTAGCTTTCAGGCTGCTTTAGACAATTTAGACCTAGATCTAGACCGAGAATTGCAACGTTATCGGCAACAGCGGCCACCATCCGAGCGATTCACACCGCCTCCAAGTCCAGAACCGCCCCTCGATGGGGGATCTGCAGCTCTTGATCAGGGTGATGATGGCGAATTAATGGCCCAACAACCAGCACAGGCTTCTGAAACAGACACTACCGAGACCATCACTGCCGTTGCTGGCCCCCTTTCCCCCTGGGAGCAGCCCACGCCCCCCCCGGAAGATTACCTGCAATCGTCGGAGGAACTCCTCAAAAGTTTAGATGCCAGCAGCCCACCTGTTACCCCGCCTACGCCACGTTGGAAACTGGGTCTTGCTTTTTTGGGAGCAGCCATTTTAGGGGGTGGATTGGTGGCCTTGGCGATCGCCGTTCCCGATTTATTTACCCCGACCCCAGCCCCGGAAACAGCCGCAGAATCCTCCCCTGCCCAGACCACGGCAACAACGCCAGAGACCACTACACCGGCGGCCTCTAGCACCGTTAATCTAGCCTCCCAAGAATTTATCGAGTTGCGCCTAGACAATCTCAGCATCATTGATCCCAGCGTACCCACGGACACCGAAAATACCGAAGCCGATGCCACTGCTTCTACCAGTGCCACAACGCCTCCCCCAACTCCAGATCAAGCAATAGCAACTCCCCTTGCGCCAGTGCCGGGCTTTCCGGGGACACCTTTGGCCACCCCCGATGGTTTGAAGTTGGGATATTACTACGTGATTTTCCGGAATACGAGTCCCAACGCCCTGGATCGGGCTCAAGCAGTGGTTGATGGGGCTTTTGTGCGACAGTTCCCCGTGGGCCAAGCCATTCAGATGGCAGAAGTCGATTCAGCCGCCAAAGCCGATGATCTGATGCGTCAATTTAAGGCCCAAAAAATTGCAGCGGAGGTTTATTACCATCAACTGTCGCCAGCTTCCTAAACGAAGCGATCGCCCCCTGGGCTAGATTAGTAGTTGAAACGCGTCAGTAAGCGGGACACTGGGCACGATGAATTTTTTCCGGCGCACCTGGGATGGCATTCAACAATGGTGGCAACCTACTGCTGATCCAGAACACATCCTGGAGCAGACCCTCTGGGACATGGAAAAAAAATTGATCCAAATGCGGCGGGCCGTGGCCCAGGCGGTAGCGAGTGCTAAACGGGGGGAACGACACCGAAAAACCATGGCGGCAATGGTACAGCGATGGCAGCAGTGGGTAAAATTGGCTCTGGATTGTGGCGATGAAACTTTAGCAAAAGCGGCGATTGCCCGACGACAAACCTATGGGGAAATGTTGGCGAAACTGGAGGCCCAACGGGAAGAACAACAAGCCTTTATCCGAGGCGTACGCCACAATCTTGAGGCCCTCGAAGACAAAATCAACCACATTAAACTGCAAAAAGATTGGTATGTGACGCGGTTGCGGACGGCGATCGCCCAACAGCAGTTACAAACCCTCCAGCAAGAATTAATGGGGGGAAGCTTGGATGCGGCGATCGCCGATTTAGAATTGTCCCTGTGGCAAGTGGAAGCAGAAACCGATCTCATTGATCCCCTCGAAGCACAATTTCGTCAGTTGGAAAAAAGCCAGCAGCGTAACCCAAAGAATTCTTAGAAAAATAAAGGCGATCGCCCACTCCATTTTAGGCGCAACGAAGGGTAAAACTTATGTTACGCTGACCTGTGGTTTTGTATATGTCCAAAGGAGAATTCTGTGGAACGCACATTTGTAATGGTTAAACCGGACGGTGTTCAGCGCGGTTTGGTCGGCGATGTTATCCGTCGTTTTGAAGCAAAAGGCTTTAAGCTCGTCGGTCTAAAATTGGTTTCTGTTTCCCGCGAATTAGCAGAGCAGCACTACGGCGTTCACAGAGAAAGACCGTTCTTCGGTAGCCTCGTAGAATTCATTATTTCTGTCCCCGTCGTCGCCATGGTTTGGGAAGGTAAAGGGGCGATCGCCGCCGCCCGGAAAATCATCGGTGCCACCAACCCCCTCGAAGCAGAACCCGGCACAATCCGGGGTGACTTCGGTGTGGACATTGGCCGTAACCTGATCCACGGTTCCGATGGCCCCGACACCGCTGCCAGTGAAATTGCCCTCTGGTTCTCCGAATCTGAATTGGCCAACTGGGAACCCGCCACCAAAGCTTGGCTCTACGAATAAATCCAATCTGTTTGGTTTCCAAGCAAATTTCGGCAATTTAATTTTTTCAAGACCTCGTTCAACCCCAACGAGGTTTTTTCGTGGCTATTCCTCTTCATCCCAGAGCCGTTCTAATTGGTGCTGCCAAGCCAATAAAGCCCGCTGTTGTTCCCTGGGTTCTTGGTCGAGGCCCCCCATAATCCCTTCTTGGTAAAACCGGGTAATCGTTTGCATCGTCTTTTCGATACTTTGCCCCTGGGACTTGGCGGCACGGATAATTTCTCGAACTTTATCTTCGGCCAGTTGATTAAAAAAGGGACTGAGATTTTGTTGGTGTAAAGCCACCATTTCCGTTAACACCTGTTGGAAAATAGCGGTGTCAAGTTGTTCTAAGGGATATTTAAATACGCCCCAAAGTAAACCCTGGTTGAGGGCGTAGCGGGCGAGTTTATTTTCATTAAAGTTACTTTCGAGCAACTGGCCATAATAGGGTTCCGCGTCGTCCTGGGACGCGACAGGTACAAAGATCCGCAGCATTTGACCATCACTAGACAGGCTCACCAGCAGGTGAAACCGGGCTTGGGATTTGTGTACTTTCCAAGTTTTGTTGTCTGTGTGGTTAATTTTGGCGTCGGGAAAAAATTCAGTGAGGGTAGCGGAGATGGCGTCTGGGGTCATTGTTGCAACTTGAATCGGAAAAATTGAATATTCGCCTTGTATTCGATCAACAGCGGAGGTTATGGCTGGGTCGTGGAACAGGAGTGCCAATCATGGACAGCGACGACAACATCATCAATGGCTTGACGGGTAATTCGGGCCGATTGGCCGGTTTGGTTCGCCAAAATACTGACCAATAAGGTGCTGTCATCGGGTAGATCGAGGTAGCCAGAGAGGGCAGAAACGTGGGTCATGGTGCCTGTTTTCCCAAAGAATTGGTTTTCGACTGGGGTATCTTGAAAGCGGTTTTGGAGAGTGCCTGTGCGACCGGCGATCGCCAAAGAATTGCGGTAAGTTTCCCCCTGGGGATGGGTCAGCATACCGTCTAGGGTTTGGATCAAGGCCATGGGGGTGACAAGGTTGTGGCGAGAAAGACCAGAGCCATCCCGGAGTCGGTAGGTGGCAGGATCGACCCCGATAGATTCTAGGATTGTTTCTGGGTCTCGGTCAGCGGCAGTAAGGGTTTTTAGGAGACTTTCGGCAAAAAGGTTATTGCTGTCTTGGTTAGTGGTTTTGAGGATTTCAGCTAAGGGATCAGAGGCGATCGCCCCCAAAGGTTGCGCTTGATCTAGGTTAGGGATCGGCGTTTGCGTCGTTAAACTTTTCCCGACGGTAATACCCTGCTCTCCCAGAATTTGGGTGATTTTATCGAGGGCATAGCGGTCTGGATCGGGAATCGATAGTCCCCAAATGTCGGGCATGGCGTCGGCGGCCAATTTCCCGGTGAGGGTTAACGTCGTCGTGCCATAGGTTTGGGTCAGGGAACCGCTGTAGGGAGTATCGTCAGGGGCCGTCACCATCTGATTTTCCAGTTGCCATTGTTGGGCCGCAATATCATCAGACCAGCCCACCGTTGTGGTTTGGCCGGACTCTGTGGGAAAAACCGTGAGAACAACGGCGTTTTCATTGAGCATCAAGCTGGTAACGGGGACACCATAATAAAAACTCAGATCAGACCATTCCCAGGTAGGATTAACCCCAGGTTCAGGAAAATGGCTGCTGTCCAGGATGACTTGATCAATATGGTGGATTTGCTGTTGGGATAGCTGCGAGAGAGCTGTGGTTAATTTTTCGGTGGTCAAACTTGGATCACCCACACCTCGAATAATTAATTTCTCAAGATTGGGAGCTGTTCCAACGGTGTAGATTGGCGTTTGATATTGATAGTTTGGGCCAAAACTTACCAGGGCAGCGGCAGTGGTGAGGAGTTTTTGGTTAGAGGCTGGCACAAAAAAAGTGTCGGCTCGGTGCTCAAATAAGAGGCTATCGGTCTGGGGATCTTGGATCGCAATGCCCCACTGGGTTTGTTGCTGTTCTGGACGCTGGAGGATCTGAGAAATAGTGCCAGAGAGATCGCAGGTCTCTTGGGATTGGGCCAGACTTTGGGAGCTAAAAGCCAGGGTTGCTAAACTTGCCAGGGCGAGGATCTGGCTTACCGGTTGAAATTGTGTTTTCCCCATTTTTTCTCCTCGTCAACGGTCAGGGCGCATTTGTCCTACTATACTGCCGTTTTTGGTGGGCTTCGGTACACTGCGAAAAGGATCTTTGTGGTTTTCTTGGGCTAAATCTCCATGAGCGAACAATTTTTTCAACGGAAGCAGACTTTTTTTGACCGCTGGGCGAGAAATTACGACATTTTATTGACCACGCCCTTTTACCAGGCTGTCCATAAGCGGTTACTCACCTATGCTGATTTCCCCAGAGATGGCCATGTGCTTGACCTGGGTTGTGGGACGGGCAAATTATTTAAACGACTCGGTAAGCTTTATCCAGAATTAACGGGGGTGGGGTTGGATCTATCTCCAGAAATGTTAGCCCAGGCCCAACGGAAAAATATCCATGGCGATCGCCTTTCCTTTGTCCAAGGGAATGCTGAGGCGCAACCTTTTCCGGAAAATACCTTTGATGCGGCGTTTAATACGATTAGCTTTTTGCATTATCTCCACCCCGAGACGGTTTTAGAGGAAGTGCAGCGGGTGCTCAAGCCGGGTGGCCAATTTTATCTAGCGGATTATGGCAAAGGAGAATTGTGCCAAGGGGATGGTTTTCCCTTTTCGCCTGGAGGATTGCGTTTCTATTCCCGGACGGAACGAACCGCAATGGGGAAACGGGTTGGCCTAGAGACTGTAGCACACCATTATTTGATGTTCGGCGTTTTGCTCACGATTTTCCAGAAAAGCGAGGAAATCCCAAAGGCGATCGCCCCTTAAGTCGTCCCCACGAAGCCCCGATTATGAGATGATTGTCTGCAACAAACGGGTTCACGCAAGCAAGTATCATGACCAACGCTAAAGCCATCTCTATCCTTGGTTCCACCGGATCAATCGGGACGCAAACCCTCGATATTGTGCGATCGCACCCCGATAAATTCCGCGTGGTGGGGATGGCCGCTGGGCGTAACATTCAACTGCTGGCCGAACAGGTGCGGGAGTTCCACCCAGAGATTGTTGCCACCAGCCAGGAAAGCCTTTTACCCGAACTAAAATCTCTCCTTCAAGATTTAGAACACCAACCCCAAATCATCGCTGGCAAAGCGGCGATCGCCGAAGTGGCCCGTTATGGTGATGCCGAAAGCGTGGTAACGGGGATTGTGGGCTGTGCTGGACTTTTACCGACCATTGCGGCGATCGAAGCCGGCAAAGACATTGCTCTTGCTAACAAAGAAACCCTGATCGCTGGGGGGCCAGTGGTTTTACCCTTAATCGAAAAATATGGCGTGAAACTACTGCCCGCTGACTCCGAACATTCCGCGATCTTCCAATGTCTCCAGGGGGTGCCTGAAGGAGGTTTAAAGCGGATTATTCTCACGGCCTCCGGGGGCGCTTTCCGGGATCTGCCTGTGGAAAAATTGGCCACCGTCACTGTCAAAGATGCCCTGAAACATCCCAACTGGTCCATGGGGCAAAAAATTACCATCGACTCCGCTACCCTGATGAACAAGGGTCTAGAGGTGATCGAAGCCCATTATCTCTTTGGTAAAGATTACGACGACATCGACATTGTGGTGCATCCCCAGAGCATCATCCACTCCCTAATCGAGCTGCAAGATACCTCGGTTTTAGCCCAGTTGGGTTGGCCTGATATGCGCTTGCCCCTGCTCTATGCCCTCTCCTACCCCGAACGCATTCACACCGATTGGGAGCAATTTGACCTCGTGAAGGCCGGCGATCTTACCTTCCGGGAACCGGATCACCATAAATATCCCTGCATGAATTTGGCCTATGCTGCGGGACGGGCCGGGGGATCGATGCCAGCAGTTTTAAATGCAGCGAATGAGCAAGCTGTGGCCCTTTTCCTCGAAGAAAAAATTGAATTCCTCGATATCCCTCGTCTCATCGAAAAGGTTTGCGATCGCCACCAAAACGACAACAAGACAAACCCGACCCTAGACGACATTTTGCAGGCAGATCAATGGGCCAGACAAGCTGTTCTTGAATTACAGCCACAATTAGCTTAAGGCCAAATCAAATTCCTTAGTTAACAGCTTGCAGGAAGTCTTGGACGGTAAGAATGGAAGCGTCTCGAAAGGGATGGAGAGCGAGTAAATCTTGATCGCCTGTGATGAGAAAATCAGCCTTGCCATTGACAATGAGTTCAAGGAATTTGTCATCTTTGGGGTCGCGGCAGACCGAAACTTTTTCGATGATGGGAACAATTTCAGAGGCTAGTGCCAAGCTTGTTAAAAAATCGTCTCTGATTTCTCTGGTCAGATAACGGTCAAATTTTTGTCGATTGAGAACCTCACTTAATTCTGACAAAACATCTAAAGACGTCAGGATAATGCCCTGTTTTTGAGCGAAAGTTACAACTGTATGGAAGTTGTAACTTGAGAAAACCAAAGCACTGACAAGTACGTTGGTATCAATAATGATGCGGCATTTATTCATCCGCCAAAATTGTTTCTAAAATCTCCGGTGTCATGCCTTGGGCAATAGCTTGCTGACTCGCCGTTTCCATGACTTCTAGGAGTGGTTTGGGGTTAATTGCTTTGGCAAGAAAAATATTCAGCAATGCTTGGATTTGCCGTTGTTTTTGAGGATCAATCTGTTGATAGGCCTCGGCGAGATGAGACTCGACTTGAATGGTGATGGTTTCCATTGAATATGACCTGACGTAACGAATTTTTGGCGAGGC
It encodes the following:
- a CDS encoding CesT family type III secretion system chaperone; amino-acid sequence: MTPDAISATLTEFFPDAKINHTDNKTWKVHKSQARFHLLVSLSSDGQMLRIFVPVASQDDAEPYYGQLLESNFNENKLARYALNQGLLWGVFKYPLEQLDTAIFQQVLTEMVALHQQNLSPFFNQLAEDKVREIIRAAKSQGQSIEKTMQTITRFYQEGIMGGLDQEPREQQRALLAWQHQLERLWDEEE
- a CDS encoding phycobilisome rod-core linker polypeptide; its protein translation is MTIPLLQYAPSSQNTRVAGYTVGGDEQPFVFTTDNVISDSDFDVLINAAYRQIFFHAFKCDRQQLLESQLRNGQITVRDFIRGLLLSETFIDSFYNKNSNYRFVEQCIQRVLGRDPFSEQEKIAWSIVICTKGLAAFVDQLLNTDEYMENFGYDTVPYQRRRSLASREQGEIPFNIKSPRYDAYYRSQLGFPQVVWQNAVRRFRTPDRVPQAGDPALFLNMARSAQIPKVNVRVSAADISLAAVPYRN
- the dxr gene encoding 1-deoxy-D-xylulose-5-phosphate reductoisomerase; this encodes MTNAKAISILGSTGSIGTQTLDIVRSHPDKFRVVGMAAGRNIQLLAEQVREFHPEIVATSQESLLPELKSLLQDLEHQPQIIAGKAAIAEVARYGDAESVVTGIVGCAGLLPTIAAIEAGKDIALANKETLIAGGPVVLPLIEKYGVKLLPADSEHSAIFQCLQGVPEGGLKRIILTASGGAFRDLPVEKLATVTVKDALKHPNWSMGQKITIDSATLMNKGLEVIEAHYLFGKDYDDIDIVVHPQSIIHSLIELQDTSVLAQLGWPDMRLPLLYALSYPERIHTDWEQFDLVKAGDLTFREPDHHKYPCMNLAYAAGRAGGSMPAVLNAANEQAVALFLEEKIEFLDIPRLIEKVCDRHQNDNKTNPTLDDILQADQWARQAVLELQPQLA
- a CDS encoding class I SAM-dependent methyltransferase, with the translated sequence MSEQFFQRKQTFFDRWARNYDILLTTPFYQAVHKRLLTYADFPRDGHVLDLGCGTGKLFKRLGKLYPELTGVGLDLSPEMLAQAQRKNIHGDRLSFVQGNAEAQPFPENTFDAAFNTISFLHYLHPETVLEEVQRVLKPGGQFYLADYGKGELCQGDGFPFSPGGLRFYSRTERTAMGKRVGLETVAHHYLMFGVLLTIFQKSEEIPKAIAP
- the dacB gene encoding D-alanyl-D-alanine carboxypeptidase/D-alanyl-D-alanine endopeptidase; its protein translation is MGKTQFQPVSQILALASLATLAFSSQSLAQSQETCDLSGTISQILQRPEQQQTQWGIAIQDPQTDSLLFEHRADTFFVPASNQKLLTTAAALVSFGPNYQYQTPIYTVGTAPNLEKLIIRGVGDPSLTTEKLTTALSQLSQQQIHHIDQVILDSSHFPEPGVNPTWEWSDLSFYYGVPVTSLMLNENAVVLTVFPTESGQTTTVGWSDDIAAQQWQLENQMVTAPDDTPYSGSLTQTYGTTTLTLTGKLAADAMPDIWGLSIPDPDRYALDKITQILGEQGITVGKSLTTQTPIPNLDQAQPLGAIASDPLAEILKTTNQDSNNLFAESLLKTLTAADRDPETILESIGVDPATYRLRDGSGLSRHNLVTPMALIQTLDGMLTHPQGETYRNSLAIAGRTGTLQNRFQDTPVENQFFGKTGTMTHVSALSGYLDLPDDSTLLVSILANQTGQSARITRQAIDDVVVAVHDWHSCSTTQP
- the ndk gene encoding nucleoside-diphosphate kinase gives rise to the protein MERTFVMVKPDGVQRGLVGDVIRRFEAKGFKLVGLKLVSVSRELAEQHYGVHRERPFFGSLVEFIISVPVVAMVWEGKGAIAAARKIIGATNPLEAEPGTIRGDFGVDIGRNLIHGSDGPDTAASEIALWFSESELANWEPATKAWLYE
- a CDS encoding PspA/IM30 family protein, with amino-acid sequence MNFFRRTWDGIQQWWQPTADPEHILEQTLWDMEKKLIQMRRAVAQAVASAKRGERHRKTMAAMVQRWQQWVKLALDCGDETLAKAAIARRQTYGEMLAKLEAQREEQQAFIRGVRHNLEALEDKINHIKLQKDWYVTRLRTAIAQQQLQTLQQELMGGSLDAAIADLELSLWQVEAETDLIDPLEAQFRQLEKSQQRNPKNS
- a CDS encoding putative toxin-antitoxin system toxin component, PIN family yields the protein MNKCRIIIDTNVLVSALVFSSYNFHTVVTFAQKQGIILTSLDVLSELSEVLNRQKFDRYLTREIRDDFLTSLALASEIVPIIEKVSVCRDPKDDKFLELIVNGKADFLITGDQDLLALHPFRDASILTVQDFLQAVN